The Azospirillum lipoferum 4B genomic sequence TCAGTTCTACGACGACGGCAACGCGGTCTGCCCGTCGCTGAAATCCGGCCCGCATTGGATCCGCAGCCGCGTCGTCGATCCCTTGTCCGGGCGGGACGTGCCGGCCGGCGGTATGGGCGTGCTGGTGCACCATGATCTGGCCCACGTCAACTCCGTCGCCGCCATCCTGACCGAGGACGCCGGCATCCTGGAGGAGGGCGGGTTCCGCCTGCTGGGCCGCGTCGCCGGGGCGCAGGCCAAGGGCTGTTCGCTGGCGGTGGAGGATTTCCTCGCCGCCGCGCGCGGTTGAACGGGACCGCGGCCTTGGCCTTCCGCGACGAACCGGAACTGGCAGGCCATCTGCCCGGCCTGCCGCCGGATGCGGTGGAGCGGCGCGTGCTGACCTTCGGGTCGGGCGCTGCGGCGTTGCGCGTGGCGGTGCCGGTGCTGGATTCCGGGCAGGTGGAGCGGGTCGCGGCGACGGTCCGGGCGGCGGCGCGCGGCTATCTGAAAACGCTGCCGACGGCGCACATCGTCGCGGTGATCGATGTGGCGATCCAGCGGCTGCTCGACCGCGAGGACCCATGGCGCCGCCGGGCGGAGCGGTTGCTGCCCATCGTCACCGGCTATGACGCCGAGATGGTGCGTCTGGGGCTGACCGGCTATCTGAAGACCTTCCGCGCGCATGAGTTGCGTCGCTTCCTGGCGGAGGATTTCGCCAACCCGCTGGTGCTGGACGAATTCCAGCCGGCGCCCAAGGGCGGCTTCACCCGCGCCTTCGGCCCCGACCTGCTGCTGCATGTCTGGGCGGGCAATGTGCCGGGGCTGCCCTTGTGGAGCCTGATCTCCGGCCTGCTGGTGAAATCCGGCACGGTCGGCAAGCTGCCCAGCGCCGAGCCGCTGTTCGCGGGCTGGTTCGCCCAATTGCTGGCGGAGATCGACCCCAGGCTGGGCGACTGTCTGGCGGTAGTGTGGTGGAAGGGCGGCGATGCGGCGGCGGAGCGGGCATGGCTGGCCCAGGCCGACACGGTGGTCGCCTATGGCGGCAATTCGGCGCTGGCGGCGATCCGCGACCGGGTGCCGGTGACCACCCGCTTCCTGCCCTACGGCCACAAGATCAGCTTCGCGATGGTGTCGCGCGCCGCCCTCGACCCGCGGCGGGCGGGGGAGACGGCGCGGCTGGCCGCCCACGACATCGCCCGCTACGACCAGCAGGGCTGCTATTCGCCGCAGACCCTGTTCGTCGAGCGCGGCGGCCGGCTGTCGCCGCAGGATTTTGCCGTCCTGCTCGCCCAGGAACTCGCGGTGCAATCCCGCAAGCACCCGCGCCGTGCCCTGTCGATGGCGGAGGCCGGGGAGGTCGCCGGCTGGCGCGACGGGCAAGCGATGCGCGGCCTGGACGGGTCCGGCCATCTGCTGCTGTCGGATCCGGCAGGCGGCTGGTGCGTGTCCTGCACCGACGCGCCGGACGGGTTGGCGCCGACCGCGCTGAACCGGACGATTTCCGTGGTCGCGGTGGACGATCTGGCGGAGGTGGCGGGCCGCGTCGCACCGCACCGCGCCGTGCTGCAGACCGCCGGCATTGCAGCGCCGCCGGAAGAGTTGTTCCGGCTGGCCGGGCCGCTGGGTGCGGCTGGGGTGACGCGGCTTTGTGCCTTGGGTGGCATGACCGCGCCGGAGGCGGGTTGGCACCATGACGGCCGGTTCAACCTGCTGGATCTGGTGACGGTGACGGAGATCGAACGCTCGGCGGAAGCGCTGGCGGAGGGGTTGGCCCGCTATGCCGATTGACCCGCCGGCCTTCCTGAGCTTCGAGGGCGTGCGCTTCGATTACGGCGCCGCCGCCATCGTCGATGGCGTCGACTGGTCGGTCGGCCGGGGCGCCATCCACTGCCTGCTGGGGCGCAGCGGTTGCGGCAAGACCACGCTGCTGAAGCTGGCCGCCGGGCTTCTCTCCCCCGCCGCGGGAGGGGTGCGGCTGGACGGCGTGCCGGTGCGCGGGCCGGGCGATGCGGTGGGCTTCGTCTTCCAGGCGCCGACGCTGCTGGAATGGCTGACGGTGCTCGACAATGTGCTGCTGCCGGTGACGCTGCACCGCCGCGCCAGCGCCGACGACCGCGCCCGCGCGCTGGACCTGCTGGAACTGGTCGGGCTGGCCGGGCTGTCGGAGCGGGGGCCGCGGGCGCTGTCGGGCGGTCAGCAGAGCCGGGTGGCGCTGGCCCGCGCGCTGATCGCCGATCCGGCGCTGCTTCTGCTCGACGAGCCCTTCGCCGCGCTGGACGCCCTGACGCGCGAGGAGCTGCAGGAGGATCTGCTGCGGCTGTGCGCGCAGCGCGGCACCACCGCGCTGTTCGTCACCCACGACATCGCCGAGGCGGTCTATCTGGGCGACCGCGTGGCGGTGATGGCGGACGGGCGGCTGCGCCACAGCGTGTCCATCGACCTGCCGCGTCCGCGCCCGCGCGATGTGCGCTATGACCCGCGATTCAACGCGCTGTGCCGCGAGCTGCGCCATGCCATGGACGGCGCGTCCGGCGTCCGGCGGGCGGAGGCGGCGGAATGACCAACCGCCTCGCTGCGATCCTGCTGCCGCTGCTGCTTCTGGCGGGGTGGGAGGGCTATTGCCGCTGGTCGGGGATTCCGGCGCTGGTGCTGCCGCCGCCCTCCGCCGTGGGGGCTGCGCTGTGGAGCGGTCTGGCGAGCGGACGGCTGCTGCCGCATCTGGCGGTGACGGCTGCGGAGATGGCGCTCGGTCTCGGCATCGGCTGCCTCGTCGGTTTCGTCGCCGGGGTGGCACTGGCGGAGGTCGCGGGACTGCGCCGGCTGCTCTACCCCTATGTCATCGCCAGCCAGGTGGTGCCGAAGCTGGCGCTGGCGCCGCTGTTCATCCTGTGGTTCGGCTTCGGCATGACCTCCACCGTCGCGATCACCGCGTTGATCTGCTTCTTCCCGCTGCTGGAGAACACGCTGACGGGCCTCGACCGCGTCGATCCCGCCAAGCGGGAGCTGTTCCGCATGCTGCGCGCCGGGCGCTGGCGCACCCTGACGCGGCTCAAGATTCCCGCGGGCCTGCCGGTGATCCTGGCCGGGCTGCGCGTGGCGGTGGTGCTGGCGCTGGTCGGTGCCGTGGTGGGGGAGTTCATCGGCGGGCGCCAGGGGCTGGGCGCCTCGATCATCGCTGCGCAGGGGATGATGGACACCCCGCTGATGTTCGCCCTGTTCGCGGTCATCACCGCGCTGGGCATGCTGATGTATCAGGCCACGCTGCTGATCGAGCGGTGGCTGTTGTCTCGACAGGCGAAAGGATAGCAGGGAAATGGGTCTGTTTTCTCGTTTGGTGGGGGCATCCGCCCTTGTCGGGACGCTGCTGCTGGGCGGCATGTCCGGCGCTTTCGCCCAGGCACTGGACAAGGTGACGGTGGCGGGCTGGAGCCAGCCGATCAGCGAGATCACCAACCTGCTGGCCGAACCCGACAAGGGCTTCTTCAAGGCCAAGGGCATCGCGCTGGACTATGTGCCCGGCACCGGCGGCGGGTCGGCGATCCAGACCATGCTGACCGGCAAGGCCGACGTCGCCTTCACCGATCCCGCCGCCCTCTATCTGGCGCTGGACAAGGGCGAGAAGCTGGTCGCCATCTACAACATCTATCCGCAGAACGTCTTCAACGTGGTGTCGCCCAAGGCCAACGGCATCGCCAAGCCCGCCGACCTGAAGGGCAAGCGCGTCGGCGTCTACAGCCTGTCGAGCGGCACCCGCCAGAATCTGGCCGTGCTGCTGCATCAGGTGGGCTTGAGCGAAAAGGACGTGACCATCGAGGTGACCGGGCTGCTGAACTTCGCCCCGGTGATCCAGGGGCAGGTGGACGCCACGGCGGCGACCGACACCGGCCTCTACGTCGCGCGGCTGAAGGGCCTGCCCGAGGTGAACGTGATCGAGGTGCGCGACAGCCTGAACCTGCCGAGCGACATCTTCGTGGTGACCGAGGAGACCTATCGCAGCAAGAAGCCGCTGCTCGCCCGCTTCCTCGCCGCCTACCGGGACAGCGCCGCCTGGATGATCGCCAACCCGGAGGAGGCGGCCCGCCTCGCCGTCACCCGCGCCATCAACGGGTCGGACGAGGCGGTCAACCTGGGCATCATCAAGCTGCGCAACGCCTCCACCGTGTCGGAGACGACGGAGCGCGAGGGGCTGGGCGCCTTCGATCCCGGCGTGATGCAGAAGGGCGCCGACACCTTCCACCAGCTGGGGCTGATCGCCCGCCCGCTCGACATGGGCACGGTGGTGCGCACCGACCTGATCCCACCCAAGCAGTGACGGGACCGTCATGGATTTCCAGGGCAAGGCCATCCTCGTCACCGGCGCCGGGCGCGGCATCGGCGCTGCCATCGCCCGCGCCTTCGCCGCGGAAGGGGCCATGGTGGCGGTCAACTACCTCCGCAACCAAGCTGCTGCGGAAGCGGTGGCGGCGGAGTGCCGGGCACTGGGCGGCGACGGGTTGCCGCTGCGCGCGGACGTGACCGACGCCGTGGCAGTCGCTGGGATGGTGGAGACGGCGGTCGCGGAGTTCGGCGGGCTGGACGTGGTCGTCAACAACGCCTTCGCGCCCTATGTCTTCGACCCGGACCGGCGGCGGCTGTTCTGGGAAACCGAGTGGGACGACTACCAGACCCAGATCGACGGGGCGCTGAAAAGCACCCACGCCGTCTGCCGGGCGGTGCTGCCGGCGTTGCGCCGGCGGGGCGGAGGCAGCATCGTCAACATGGCGACCGACCTCGTGGCGCGGCCGACCGTGCCATACCACGACTACACCACCGCCAAGGCGGCGCTGATCGGCTTCAGCCGCACCCTGGCGGCGGAGCTGGGGCCGTTCGGCATCCGCGTCAACTGCGTGGCGCCGGGGCTGGTCTATCCCACCGACGCCAGCCGGTCGACGCCGGAACCGGTGAAGGACCGCATCACCGCCCTGACGCCGCTCGGCCGCATCGCGACGCCGGAGGATGTCGCCGGGCCGGTGCTGTTCCTTGCCTCCGACTGGAGCCGCTTCATGACCGGCCAGACGCTGACGGTGGATGGCGGGCTGGTGATGGGCGGCACCTGACCCATATCGCGCCGACGGCCGGCTGGGCTATGCTCCGCCCCCGGCCCCGCCGTTCGACCCCGACCGGCAGCCGGCAGGTCCGCTTTCTCAGCCATCAAGGTGCCGTCACCGTGACCGATCCCACCGACAGCCTCGAGTCCCGCCCCATCCGCGCCGTCGCCTTCGATCTCGACGGCACGCTGGTGGACAGTGTCGCCGACCTGATGCACGCCGCCAACCTCCTGCTCGCCGAGCTGGGACGCCCGCCGGTCGACCTGCCGTCGGTTCGGTCCTTCGTCGGCGATGGAGCGCCCAAGCTGGTGGAGCGCGTGCTGGCCGCCACCGGCGGGGTTCCGGCCGCGGAGGAAACCGCCCGCTGCCTTGCGCGATTCCTGTCGATCTACGAGGCCGATCCCAGCGCCCACAGTCAGCTTTATCCCGGTGTCGCCGATACCTTGGACGCGTTGGCGGCGGCCGGGCTGCGGCTCGGCGTCTGCACCAACAAGCCGATGGCGGCGACCCTGAGGCTGCTCGACGATCTGGGGATTGCCGGCCGTTTCGCCGCCGTGGTCGGCGGGGACAGCTATCCGACCCGCAAGCCCTCGCCTGAACCGGTGCTGGGATTGCTGGACAGGCTGGGCGTGCAGCCGAATGAGGCGGTCTTCGTCGGCGACAATGAGCATGACGTCGCCGCCGCCCGCGCGGCAGGTGTCGCGCGGGTGCTGGTGGTGCCCTACGGTTACGCCCGGGTTCCGCTCGACACTCTCCCGCATGACGGAATTCTCGACGGCTTCGCCGACCTGGCGAAGCGGCTGTCGCGCTGAGCGGCGTCAGGCCGCCCAGGTGACGCCGTCGGCATCCTGTGTCTGCGGCGCGGTCTGCGCGACCACCTTGACCGCCAGACCGCCGCAGGAGGTTTCGCGGTATTTCGGGTCCATGTCCTTGCCGGTCTCGAACATCGTCTCGATGACCTTGTCGAGCGACACCAGCGGTTCGCTGGTCCGGTGCAGGGCCATGCGCGTGGCGTTGATCGCCTTCATGGCGCCCATGGCGTTGCGTTCGATGCAGGGGATCTGCACCTGCCCGCCGACCGGGTCGCAGGTCAGGCCGAGATTGTGTTCCATCGCGATCTCGGCGGCGATGCACACCTGTTCGGGGCTGCCGCCCATCAGGTCGGCGAGCCCGCCGGCGGCCATCGAGCAGGCGACGCCGACCTCGCCCTGGCAGCCGACCTCGGCGCCGGAGATGGAAGCGTTCCGCTTGTAGAGCGCGCCGATGGCGGCCGACGCCAGGAAGAAGCGGACACAGGCGTCCTCGTCCAGCGGCTTGATGAAGTTGTGGTAGTAGGCGAGCACCGCCGGGACGATGCCGCAGGCGCCGTTGGTCGGCGCGGTGACGACGCGGCCGCCCGCCGCATTCTCCTCGTTCACGGCGAAGGCGAACATGTTGACCCAGTCGACGACGTTCATCGGGTCGCGCGACAGCGCTTCCGACGAGGCCAGCTGGCGGCGCAGGATGGCGGCCCGGCGCGGGACCCGCATCGGTCCGGGCAGCACGCCCTCGGTCGTCATGCCGCGGTCCATGCAGGCGCGCATCGTCTGCCAGATGTTGGCGAAATAGTCGCGGATTTCCTGGTGGCTGTGCAGGCGCAGCTCGTTCTGCAGGATCAGGCCGGAGAAGGACAGGCCGGTCTTCCGGCAGTGGTCCAGCAGCTCGGCGGCAGAGGCGTAAGCGTAGGGAAGCTCCACCTCCTCGCCGCTCTGCTTGCCGAAATTCTCGTCCTCGACGACGAAGCCGCCGCCGATGGAGTAATAGGTCTTACCCAGCAGCAGCCGGTCGCCGTCGAAGGCCTGGATCGTCATGCCGTTCTCGTGCCGGGGCAGGTTCGACCGGTGGAAGGTGATCGCGGCCGGCGGGAAATCGATGGGCTTGCCCTCCTGTCCCAGCGGCAGGCTGTGCGAATTGCGCACCTGCTGCAGGAAGGCGGGGATGGTGTCGATGGCGACGGTGTCCGGCAGGTTGCCGGCGAGGCCGAGCATGAGGGCGACGTCGGTGTGGTGGCCCTTGCCGGTCAGCGCCAGCGAGCCGTAGACGTCGACCGCGACGCGGGTCGTGGCATCGAACCCGCCGCAGGAGCGCAGGGCATCCACGAACTGCTTGGCTGCCCGCATCGGTCCCACCGTGTGCGAACTGGAGGGGCCGATACCGACCTTGTAGAGGTCGAACATGCTGATCATGGCGTGCTTCCTTCCTGTGCCGGTTCTTCTCTTCGCCGCTTCGGGCGGCGTCCCGCCGTTGTCGGACGGGGCGCCACCCTGGGGCGAAGCGGTGGGATTGTCAGAGGCTGAGCAGGGAGTAAAGGATGGCGGACATCGCGACGCTGCCGATGAAGATCACCACCACGTTGCCCGGCTGGCCGGCGTATTTGCGCATGGCCGGCACCTTGCGGATCGCGTACATCGGCATGATGAAGAGCAGGGCGGCGATGATGGGACCGCAGAGGGATTCGATCATGCCCAGGATGCTGGGGTTGAGCGTGGCGGCGATCCACACGGCGGCGACCATGAACAGGGCGCTGAAGCTGTTGATCGCCTTGAGGTTGACGGGTTTGCCCTGGCTGCGAAGCTGCTGCGAGATCAGACCGTTCAGGCCTTCGCGGGCGCCGAGATAGTGGCCGAAGAAGGACTTGGTGATCGCCACGAACGCCACGGCCGGGGTCAGGAGGGCCATCAGCGGGTTGTCGAACTTGTTGCCGAGATAGGACAGGATGGAGATGTTCTGGGCCTTCGCGTCGGCCAGTTCCTGCGGGGTCAGGCTGAAGACGCAGCTGAAGACGAAGAACATGACGACCAGGACCATCATGACGACCGCATATTTCTCGATGCGGGTGGTCTGCGCTTCAGCCTCTTCGCCATACTGGTTCTGCTGGGCGACGACGAAGCGCGAGATGGCCGGGGAGTGATTGAAGGAGAACACCAGCGCCGGGATGCTGAGCCACAGGGTCAGGCTGAACTGGCCGGCGGTCGGGGCTTGCTCGAGGATCGCGCCGTTCCAGTCAGGGGCGAGATACAGGCCGATGCCCATCAGGACCAGCACGAAGGGATAGACGAGCCAGCTCATGACCCGGACGACCATCTGCTCGCCCAGCTTGATGACGGCCATCAGCCCGAGGATCAGGCCGAGCGACAGCAGGATGCGCGGTGGCGGCACCATGCCCAACTGATGCACCATGAAGCTCTGGACCGTGTTGGTCAGGCCGACGCCGTAGATCAGCAGGATCGGCAGGATGGTGAAGAAGTACAGCAGGGTGATGAGCTTGCCCGCGGTGGCACCGAAATGCTCGGTCACCACCTCGGTGATGTCGCTGCCCGGTTTGGACGAGGACAGGATGAAGCGGCACAGGCCGCGATGGGCCAGATAGGTCATCGGGAAGGCGATGACCGCCATCACCGCCAGGGGCCAGAAGCCGCCGAGCCCGGCGTTGATGGGAAGAAAAAGCGTGCCTGCGCCAATAGCCGTTCCGAACAGCCCAAGCATCCACATGGTGTCATGCTTGGTCCACGGCAGTGGAGGATTGCCAAGCCTCGTGGATTCCGTTGAGATGCTGACCATTTTTATGCCTCCAGCATGCCTTCGTTCGTGGATGTTCAGGCCATCACGGAAAGGCTGCGCTTTGTTGACCTGGAGGAAGCCTAGCAACACACCGCCGGCAATTCCTGGCCGAACTCAGGAGCGGTGGAATAGCGAAATGAGCGGCGGAATGGAAAAATGAGCGGAGGCGGCCGGGGGCGAGCGGCGGCCTGCGGGGGGTGAACGGCGCGTCCCGCCGCTTCCCACTGGCCTTTCGGCCGGGGATGGTTCACACCATGCGCCTCAACCCAGCACATGCCGTCGCTCACCTGCCCGGACCCGACGGTCCGGATGCGCGGGTGTAGGGAGCTTCAACCGATGCAAATTGATCCCGTGGGCCTCTCGCTGGTCCTGCTCCAGCAGATGTGCGTCTATCTTGTGGTGGCCTATCTCCTCAGCCGGACGAAGATCTTCATTCCGCTGACGCATGCGACGATCCGACCGCCGCACAAGCTGGCCTGCTACGTCATCTTCTCGCTGTTCTGCATCATGGGGACCGTGCTCGGCATGCCGGTGGTCCATGCCATCGCCAACACGCCGGCGATCGGCGCCGTTCTCGGCGGTCTTCTCGGCGGTCCGGTTGTCGGGCTTGCGGTCGGCATCACCGGCGGGCTGCACCGCTATTCGCTGGGCGGCGCCTTCGCGCTCGCCGCCGCCATCGACATCGTCGTGCAGGGCGTGCTGGGCGGCCTGATGCACCGCCACCTCATCAGGCGGGGCAGGATCCGCACCCTGTTCGATCCGGTCAAGGCCGGCGCGCTGACCTTCGTCGGGGTGGTGCTGGAACTGCTGATCGATCTCGCGGTGGCGAAGCCCTTCGACCAGACGCTGGAGATCGTCAAGCTGATCGCGGTGCCGGAGCTGATCGCCAATTCGCTGGGCGCGGCGATGTTCATGGGCATCCTGCTCGACCGCCGGGCGCTGATCGAGCGGCAGTCCAGCCTGTTCTCCGCGAAGGCGCTGGCAATCGCCGCGCGGGCCGACGGCGTGCTGCGCCGCGGCTTCAACCAGGAAAACAGCATGACCGTCGCCCGGATCATCTATGAGGAGACCGGGGTGGGTGCCGTCGCCATCACCGACCGCGAGAAGATCCTCGCCTTCATCGGCATCGGCGACGACCATCACCTGCCCGGCACGCGGATTTCCTCAACCAGCACGCTGGACGCCATCGCCAACAACGAGGTCACCTATGCCGACGGCAACGAGGTGGCCTATCAGTGCTCGATCAGCCCGACCTGTCCGCTGGGGGCGTCGCTGGTCATCCCGCTGGTCGGCGAGGACAGCCATGTCATCGGCACGATCAAGCTGTACGAGCCCAAGACCAAGCTGTTCTCCACCATCAACCGCACGCTGGGGGAAGGCATCGCCAAGCTGCTGTCGAGCCAGATCCTCGCCGGGCGCTACGAGCAGCAGAAGGCCCTGCTGGCGCAGGCGGAGATCAAGCTGCTGCATGCCCAGGTGAACCCGCATTTCCTGTTCAACGCGCTGAACACCATCGCCGCCGTCACCTGCGACGATCCGGAAAAGGCCCGCGACCTGATCGGCGACCTGTCCACCTTCTTCCGCATGAACCTGAAACGCCCGAGCCAGATCGCCCCCCTGGCCGAGGAGATCGAGCATGTGAACGCCTATCTGCAGATCGAGCTGGCGCGCTTTTCCGACAGCCTGTCGGTGGACATCGACATCCCCGACAGCCTTGGCCGGGTGCGGCTGCCGGCCTTCACGCTTCAACCGGTGGTGGAGAATGCGATCAAGCACGGCACGTCGCAGCTTCTCCGTCCCGGCCATGTCTCGATCAAGGCCCGCGATGACGGCGACGTTCTGGTCATCGACGTGGAGGACGATGCCGGGCTTTACGAGGCGAAACCGGCAGGCCAAGGGCTAGGCATGAGTCTGGTCGACCGCCGCATCAAGAACTGTTTCGGTCCGTCCTACGGTGTTACCGTCGCGTCCGAGCGGGACGTCTTCACCCGCATCACGATCCGGGTTCCTCTGGAGGCCGCTTTCAAATGATCAACGTGCTCATCGTCGATGACGAACCGCTGGCACGCAAGGAGCTTCGCCGCGTTCTCTCGAAGGCCGCCGACATCGCCATCGTCGGGGAATGCAGCAACGCCATCGACGCCATCGGCGCGATCAACCGGGAAAAGCCGGACGTGGTGTTCCTGGACATCCAGATGCCGCGGGTGAGCGGCATCGAGATGCTGAGCATGCTCGACCATGAGAAGATGCCGCACATCGTCTTCCTGACCGCGTACGACGAGTATGCGGTCCAGGCGTTCGAACAGCACGCCTTCGATTACCTGCTGAAGCCGGTCAACCAGGCCCGTCTCGACAAGACGCTGCAGCGCCTTCGCCGTGACCGCGAGCCGCAGAAGATCGACCAGCTTCCGGGCGCCAACCAGCTCCGCCAGATTCCCTGCTTCGGGCAGCACCATGTGCAGCTGGTGCGCATGGAGGATGTCGAGCATGTGGCGTCCGGCGTCAGCGGCGTCTATGTGGTCTCCACCGACGGCACCGAACGGCCGACGGAGCTTCCCCTCCACATCCTTCAGGACCGGACGCCGCTGCTGCGCTGCCACCGGCAATATCTGGTCAACACCGATTGCATCGAGAAGATCAATTTCCTTGAGAACGGCCTCGCGGAAATCAGCACGAAGCGCGGGCAGGTCATTCCCGTCAGCCGGCGCTTCTTCCCGCAGATCAAGGAGCGGCTCGGGATCCTGTGACGGCGAAGCCTTGGAATTTGTGAGTTTTTAGGGCAGCTGGACCGCCGACTGCCATTGCTGCAGGAAAGTCCCGCGCTTGAGCGGGTCGAGGAAGACCAGCAGCGCCGCACTGAGCGCGATGGGCTGCAGCGGCGCCACGGTGCTGGAGCGCAGGCCGGCCGCCGAGGCCTCGAGGGTCACCGAGGAGGACAGCGCGTAGAGGGCAGAGCGGTCGGCGACCACCTCCTGCCCGCGGGTGGACAGCAGGTAATCGATGAACAGGCCGGCCAGCCGGGGGCGCGGGGCCGATTTCGGGATCACCGCCACGCGCGAGATGACCAGCGTGTAGTCCTCCGGCATCACGATGCCGATGGGGGCGCCGGCCGCCACCCGCGCCCGCGCGTAGGAGCCCAGCACATTGTAGGCGATCAGCGCCTCGCCCCGCTCCACCATGTCGAGAAGGTCGGCGCTGCAGCAGGCCGTCCGCACCTGGGCGTTTCCCATCAAGGCCACGAGTTGCCAGTATTGGCTGAACAGCAGCGCGTCGTGCGAGGCCAGAAGATAGCCGATGCCGCTGATCGTGACGTCGTAGGTGGCGACCAGCCGGCCATATTCGGCGCGACCCTCGCGCAGCAGCCGGATCAGCGCCTCGCGGGTGCGCGGCACCCGGTCTTCGGGCAGGCGGTTGCGGTCATAGGCGATCACCGCCGGCTCGAAGGTGAAGCCGAAGGCCTCGTTCCGCCAATTGGCCCAGCCCGGCAGGAGTTGGCTGCCGGCCGGGATGTGGGGTTGGGTGTGGCCGTCATTCACCAGCTTGACCTGAAGGTCGGCGGCGGAGCTGATCAGCAGATCCGGCTTGTCCGTCTCGGCATCCCTGACCGCGCGGGCGTACAGCTCGGACGTGCCGACGTCGACATACTCCACCGTGATGTCCGGATGCACGCGCTGGAAGTCGAGGACCAGCGGCTCCATCGCCTGACGGTCGGTGGCCGCATGGATGCGCAGCCGGTCCCGCGCCGTGCCGGGGGCCGGGTAGGTGATGGTCTGTGTCGCCGTTTGCGCCGCCGTTTGAGCTGCCGCCTGCTGGGGCGACCACAGCGCGGTCAATGCCGCGAAGGCCAGGACCAGCAATGCCGTCTGGCCGCCGGACGGGGTGGCGACCGGCTCGGATGCGGCAGTGGAGTTGGCGAGCGCGCCGGGGAAGTCGATCCGCGCCACCAGCCCGCCGCCCGGACGGTCGAGCAGCGACAGGGCGGCGCCGTGCGCCTCGGCAACGGAATGGACGATGGCCAGCCCCAGCCCGCTGCCGGCGACCCCGGCCGCCGAACTGCCGCGTCCGAAGCGGGTCAGCACCTTCGTCTTTTCC encodes the following:
- a CDS encoding 3-oxoacyl-ACP reductase, encoding MDFQGKAILVTGAGRGIGAAIARAFAAEGAMVAVNYLRNQAAAEAVAAECRALGGDGLPLRADVTDAVAVAGMVETAVAEFGGLDVVVNNAFAPYVFDPDRRRLFWETEWDDYQTQIDGALKSTHAVCRAVLPALRRRGGGSIVNMATDLVARPTVPYHDYTTAKAALIGFSRTLAAELGPFGIRVNCVAPGLVYPTDASRSTPEPVKDRITALTPLGRIATPEDVAGPVLFLASDWSRFMTGQTLTVDGGLVMGGT
- a CDS encoding ABC transporter substrate-binding protein; translation: MGLFSRLVGASALVGTLLLGGMSGAFAQALDKVTVAGWSQPISEITNLLAEPDKGFFKAKGIALDYVPGTGGGSAIQTMLTGKADVAFTDPAALYLALDKGEKLVAIYNIYPQNVFNVVSPKANGIAKPADLKGKRVGVYSLSSGTRQNLAVLLHQVGLSEKDVTIEVTGLLNFAPVIQGQVDATAATDTGLYVARLKGLPEVNVIEVRDSLNLPSDIFVVTEETYRSKKPLLARFLAAYRDSAAWMIANPEEAARLAVTRAINGSDEAVNLGIIKLRNASTVSETTEREGLGAFDPGVMQKGADTFHQLGLIARPLDMGTVVRTDLIPPKQ
- a CDS encoding acyl-CoA reductase; amino-acid sequence: MAFRDEPELAGHLPGLPPDAVERRVLTFGSGAAALRVAVPVLDSGQVERVAATVRAAARGYLKTLPTAHIVAVIDVAIQRLLDREDPWRRRAERLLPIVTGYDAEMVRLGLTGYLKTFRAHELRRFLAEDFANPLVLDEFQPAPKGGFTRAFGPDLLLHVWAGNVPGLPLWSLISGLLVKSGTVGKLPSAEPLFAGWFAQLLAEIDPRLGDCLAVVWWKGGDAAAERAWLAQADTVVAYGGNSALAAIRDRVPVTTRFLPYGHKISFAMVSRAALDPRRAGETARLAAHDIARYDQQGCYSPQTLFVERGGRLSPQDFAVLLAQELAVQSRKHPRRALSMAEAGEVAGWRDGQAMRGLDGSGHLLLSDPAGGWCVSCTDAPDGLAPTALNRTISVVAVDDLAEVAGRVAPHRAVLQTAGIAAPPEELFRLAGPLGAAGVTRLCALGGMTAPEAGWHHDGRFNLLDLVTVTEIERSAEALAEGLARYAD
- a CDS encoding ABC transporter permease, with protein sequence MTNRLAAILLPLLLLAGWEGYCRWSGIPALVLPPPSAVGAALWSGLASGRLLPHLAVTAAEMALGLGIGCLVGFVAGVALAEVAGLRRLLYPYVIASQVVPKLALAPLFILWFGFGMTSTVAITALICFFPLLENTLTGLDRVDPAKRELFRMLRAGRWRTLTRLKIPAGLPVILAGLRVAVVLALVGAVVGEFIGGRQGLGASIIAAQGMMDTPLMFALFAVITALGMLMYQATLLIERWLLSRQAKG
- a CDS encoding ABC transporter ATP-binding protein; the encoded protein is MPIDPPAFLSFEGVRFDYGAAAIVDGVDWSVGRGAIHCLLGRSGCGKTTLLKLAAGLLSPAAGGVRLDGVPVRGPGDAVGFVFQAPTLLEWLTVLDNVLLPVTLHRRASADDRARALDLLELVGLAGLSERGPRALSGGQQSRVALARALIADPALLLLDEPFAALDALTREELQEDLLRLCAQRGTTALFVTHDIAEAVYLGDRVAVMADGRLRHSVSIDLPRPRPRDVRYDPRFNALCRELRHAMDGASGVRRAEAAE
- the gph gene encoding phosphoglycolate phosphatase (PGP is an essential enzyme in the glycolate salvage pathway in higher organisms (photorespiration in plants). Phosphoglycolate results from the oxidase activity of RubisCO in the Calvin cycle when concentrations of carbon dioxide are low relative to oxygen. This enzyme is a member of the Haloacid Dehalogenase (HAD) superfamily of aspartate-nucleophile hydrolase enzymes (PF00702).) → MTDPTDSLESRPIRAVAFDLDGTLVDSVADLMHAANLLLAELGRPPVDLPSVRSFVGDGAPKLVERVLAATGGVPAAEETARCLARFLSIYEADPSAHSQLYPGVADTLDALAAAGLRLGVCTNKPMAATLRLLDDLGIAGRFAAVVGGDSYPTRKPSPEPVLGLLDRLGVQPNEAVFVGDNEHDVAAARAAGVARVLVVPYGYARVPLDTLPHDGILDGFADLAKRLSR
- a CDS encoding L-serine ammonia-lyase, whose translation is MISMFDLYKVGIGPSSSHTVGPMRAAKQFVDALRSCGGFDATTRVAVDVYGSLALTGKGHHTDVALMLGLAGNLPDTVAIDTIPAFLQQVRNSHSLPLGQEGKPIDFPPAAITFHRSNLPRHENGMTIQAFDGDRLLLGKTYYSIGGGFVVEDENFGKQSGEEVELPYAYASAAELLDHCRKTGLSFSGLILQNELRLHSHQEIRDYFANIWQTMRACMDRGMTTEGVLPGPMRVPRRAAILRRQLASSEALSRDPMNVVDWVNMFAFAVNEENAAGGRVVTAPTNGACGIVPAVLAYYHNFIKPLDEDACVRFFLASAAIGALYKRNASISGAEVGCQGEVGVACSMAAGGLADLMGGSPEQVCIAAEIAMEHNLGLTCDPVGGQVQIPCIERNAMGAMKAINATRMALHRTSEPLVSLDKVIETMFETGKDMDPKYRETSCGGLAVKVVAQTAPQTQDADGVTWAA